TCCCAGGCGGGGCTGCGGGAAAGTCACGTCCATGATGTGATTATTACCAAAGAAGCTCCCAACTATCGTTTAGAATAGCAGTTATTCTGACATTTCCGAGGTAGGAAAATGAAGCCAGACATTCATGCTGAAAAAATTCTCATTTTAGACTTTGGTTCCCAGTATACCCAGCTTATTGCCCGAAGGGTTCGTGAAAGCAAAGTATATTGTGAGATTTATCCTTATAATATGACTGCCGATCAGGTCAAAACCTTCGCTCCCGCAGGGATTGTCCTTTCCGGTGGGCCATCAAGTACCTATGGTGATAAAGCTCCGCATCTTGAAGCGGCCATCCTGGAGTTGAACATCCCGGTTCTGGGCATCTGTTACGGCATGCAGGAAATGGTGGTTCAACTGGGTGGAAAAGTGGAAAAAACCAGGGAGCGGGAATTCGGTCAGGCAGAGATGACATCAACTGGCCATCCGGATGCCCTGCTGGCTGGATTGGATTTTCCACAGCCGGTCTGGATGAGTCATGGGGATAAAGTTACCGGTTTGCCATCAGGTTTTCACGCTATTGCCAGGACAGACAATGCACCTGTGGCTGCCATCTCTGATCCTGCCAGACGTTTCTGGGGCGTGCAGTTTCACCCGGAAGTGGTTCATACCCCCAGTGGGCGGCAGATTTTGAAAAATTTTACATTTTCTGTCTGCGGCTGCCATGGATTGTGGACAATGAAATCTTTTATTGATCGCAATGTTGAGGATATAAGAAACCTGGTTGGAGATGAAAAGGTTATCTGCGGGTTGAGCGGCGGGGTTGATTCTTCAGTGGTTGCCATGCTCCTGCACCGTGCTATCGGTGACCAGCTGATCTGTGTTTTTGTTAATAACGGGGTGTTGCGCAAAGATGAGGCAGAGGAAGTCCAACAGCTTTTTGGTGAAAAGCTAAAGCTGAATTTGTCCTATGTCGATGCCAGTGAGCGGTTTTTAAGCCGGCTTGACGGGGTGATGGACCCAGAGGCCAAAAGGAAAATTATCGGCAATGAATTTATCCGCGTTTTTGAAGAGGAGGCCGGCAAACTGGGAAAAATTCGCTTTTTGGCTCAGGGAACGCTCTATCCGGATGTCATCGAAAGTGTATCCTTTAAAGGGCCTTCAGCCGTCATTAAAAGCCACCATAATGTTGGTGGGCTGCCGGAACGTATGCACATGGAGTTGATTGAACCATTGCGTGAGCTGTTCAAAGATGAGGGACGTGAGGTTGGTTGGGAACTCGGATTGCCGGAACAGATGATTAAGCGGCAGCCTTTTCCTGGTCCTGGATTGGCAATCCGTATTATTGGTGCTGTAACTCCTGAGCGTCTGGAAATTCTTCGTGAGGCTGACAGCATAGTTTTGGAAGAAATAACCAGGGCCGGCTTATATGATGAGATATGGCAGGCTTTTGCTGTCTTGGTGCCAGTTAAAACAGTGGGGGTGATGGGTGATGAAAGGACCTATGAAAAAGTGATCGCCATCAGGGCAATTACCAGTGTTGATGGAATGACGGCTGATTGGGCCCGCTTACCACATGATTTACTGGGGCGTTTGTCAAACCGGATTATTAATGAAGTACATGGTGTTAATCGGGTCGTTTATGATATTTCCTCCAAACCTCCTGGAACTATTGAATGGGAATAACATAGCCTTCCTTTACATTTTTGCAACTAGAGGTAAAGTTTTATCGTAATCTCGACGAAACAGCTTTTGAGGTTAAAAAAAGCTGGTGGTTGGGGATTGCTATAACGGATCATCCTTCCTGCCAGAGCTTTTATTCTTATTATTCAAGGTAGCCTCAAATATTATGGTGTGTTTTTCAGACTGGGACAGCGTCGGGTAGCCAAATGGTGGCTTCCGGCTGTTTGTTCCCTTTTTCAGCGAAGAGGATGTGAACCATGATCAGTGGCAGGATACTGATTGTAGATGATAACATTTCATTAAGGGAAA
This DNA window, taken from Pseudomonadota bacterium, encodes the following:
- the guaA gene encoding glutamine-hydrolyzing GMP synthase, translated to MKPDIHAEKILILDFGSQYTQLIARRVRESKVYCEIYPYNMTADQVKTFAPAGIVLSGGPSSTYGDKAPHLEAAILELNIPVLGICYGMQEMVVQLGGKVEKTREREFGQAEMTSTGHPDALLAGLDFPQPVWMSHGDKVTGLPSGFHAIARTDNAPVAAISDPARRFWGVQFHPEVVHTPSGRQILKNFTFSVCGCHGLWTMKSFIDRNVEDIRNLVGDEKVICGLSGGVDSSVVAMLLHRAIGDQLICVFVNNGVLRKDEAEEVQQLFGEKLKLNLSYVDASERFLSRLDGVMDPEAKRKIIGNEFIRVFEEEAGKLGKIRFLAQGTLYPDVIESVSFKGPSAVIKSHHNVGGLPERMHMELIEPLRELFKDEGREVGWELGLPEQMIKRQPFPGPGLAIRIIGAVTPERLEILREADSIVLEEITRAGLYDEIWQAFAVLVPVKTVGVMGDERTYEKVIAIRAITSVDGMTADWARLPHDLLGRLSNRIINEVHGVNRVVYDISSKPPGTIEWE